In Fusarium falciforme chromosome 9, complete sequence, the sequence GAACAGACCCGTCACATGTCAAAAATCGCCGAGTACCAATCCTTGCAATCAAAACATGATCCACTCCACCTCCACCCCGGGACCGCCGATGCACTTTGTCCAGTTGAACGGTCCGCGTTGACCCCCGGCCCTGGCCCCCGGGCTCAACGGTTCCTCTCCCGTCCACTCTCCCGCCCATAGCCTCTCCAGCACCTCGAGAGCCGCTAGGTTGTTCATGTAGCCCGAGCGGAACATGATGTCCCGGCATTTTGACCGCACCATGTCCTGCTGCAGCTCGTTGACGCACTCGCACCCAGCCACAAAGAGCGGCCAAAGCAAAAACTTCTCGGCACTACTGCCCGTCTCCAGATTTGCTGCATAGTAGATCACTTGGCTCACGAGGCTCTGGATGCTTTGGTGACCGGACGGCAACGAGGGGCTCACAAGCCGTTCTGTGTACAACAGCGCAGCATAGCGGAATGCTTCGGACAGTGATTCAAGATCGCGTAACTGCCCCTGTGTAGGTGATCCAGGGAGTGAGGCGGCGACCCTTGAGGTATCAAATTGCCAGCTCTGTAGGGCTAGGCGAGCCTCCTTCCACTCGTGCCAGAAAAGTGATCGGTTATCGTCGTAGGTTGTGGTCGAGCTAGTGGACGAGATGAGTCCCTCGCCGTTAAGCGTCGTGCCGAATGTGTTGCCCTCGTATCCATGATCGGCGAGATTCATATCCCCTGTTTGCTGGCCCGGCacccccatgcccatgccaaaGGTTGCTTTGTGGGCATGGCCCAGTGGGGAGATGTATGATGGCGAAGGTGACCGCCCGGAAACGCCATGGGATCGAGACTTGACTGGACGGTTCTGCGAGAGCAAATTCAGGCGGCCAAGTCTGCTGATTGTCTTGAAGAGCTCGCAGTCGCAGCCAACCAGGTTCTCGGCCCCAACAGGAAGCTGAACATCCGAAATGCTTCCAAATCCGGGGTGTACTTGTGCTTCACGCTCGTTGATGCTTGCCGAGATGGCATCAAAATAGGTGAACAGGGCCTCCATCCAGGCAGAATCTCCCGAAGCGGTAAACTGCTGAGACCTGAGAGCAAGGATCTTGTTGACACCCGCGAACTGGGTATGAAACTTGGCGATGCCCGACTCCACCATGCGGTAGTGGCACAGGAGGAGAATCGTGGCGAGGACAGAATCGTGGGTCGACTTGTTCCGGTCATTGAGTTGCTCGTTCAGTAGGTGCACAGCCAAGTTGCGGTGTTGGTATTCCTCGGCGAGGGAGAGGTCGTCGGACTGAGTGTCTGCCATGGCTTCGGCGGCGTGTTTGTCAGCCATCAACTTCTCAGAAAGCTCTCGAGTATCACGTCCGAGACTCAGTTTCCTCTTCATGCGTAGATTGCAGGATGCAAGAGCACAAATGGCATGGCTCAGACTCTGGCTGTTTGCAGCTAGTCGCAAGATATGGTCTCGGAAGGGGTTGTGTGGCCCATCAATGAAGACCATCGAGGGGCACATGATATTCTCGTAGTAATCCATGAAAAAGGGCATCTTGGAGATTAGGTCCTGGCTCACATGAACAGATTGGGTTTCGGAAGCCGTGGGCCAATGCGAGGGGGCAAAGTCCGAGTGATGAGACTTgacatcctcctcttgaATCGATGGCGACTGCCACGCGATGGGCATCGAGTTGTAGCTTGCGCTATATGCTTCGGCTTCAGGTACGCCTAGAAAGTGTTAGCACAGACAAGACATCGGTGTGCTGAGTTCACCGTACCGAAAGAGTCACAATCCCGAACAATGCGGCTGCTCAGCTGCGAGTCGAAGTTGTCCATGTGAGAATGGAGACTCGAGCTCAACTCTGAAGGCGCATGTGCTAGGCTTGGGCAAGATGTCGGGGCAATAGTCCTGCCGTGGTCGACATAGAGAGACGCGGGAGGGCTCTGGGGGCCGGGGGAGCTGTTGCCAGTCGTATAGCTGTCGTACATGTAGGACGGGCTGTGAACGTAGGATACGTCGTCTCTTGTGAAAGATTGGCTCATGGGGGAGAGATAGTCCACCTCATTCAGGGAGTCAATGGAAGACGCAAGGTCCTCAGTGACAAGAGGAAGGGGAAATCGGTTGAATTTGGGTGTCGGTTCTTGGCCAGGGGAGTAATTGATGCTGCCCCAGCTTCCCTGAGGGAGTGAAGGCGGATGCTCAGGTTGAGACATGGAAAGGTAATCATATCCTGCCATTGTGAAAGGAGTCGTGGGTGCAGACGCAACCTGGGTCACCATGGGAATATCAATCGGTCCCTGAGGCATTCTTCCAGACTCTTCAGACTCGATGCTCTGGGGAACAGCAGCGGAGCTGGACCGTGAGCGAGATCCTGAGTGCTTCTTGGGCTCCCGAGTGACGGGAGGCGCTTTCGCAATGGGCAAGGACAGACCGCGGAGTTTACCCCGGCTGGCCACACCAACTCCCCAAGTGAGCTGTGTCTTGTAGCCAGAGCATTCACTGCCAACCTCGAGACATTGAGAGCAGTATGGCCGCCTGCGGTCACACTTGATGTTCTTCTTGGAGCAAGAAAAGCAGTCATCAGAAGCACCACCTGCCGGGGCGCGTCTTCTGCGCTTGCGAACTGCAGAAGGGTCTTTGACCGTAACGGTCGGTTGTGCAAGAGCGGCCGTCATGGTCGATGGTCGCAAGATATGGAGCGTATAAGTGACGAACGGGTGGTGAGTGAGTTGTCGAGGTCAAGACGCGGTTGTGTGAGATGGATATGCTTGGCATACAGGTTGAAAGAGTCGAGTACAAATTGGAAACAACTTGAAGCCAAAGACAAAAGTTGGATCCAAGAGACAAGAAAGAAGGTGGAGGTTCTCACAGATGGAGACACACGATGTTAAAGTGTTCAAGATGGCAAGCAAGGCACGCCTCTCAGTAGCGCATTGACATGAAAGTGGCGCTGGGGACTGTATAAGGCAAGATGAAGACCAAGATGAGGAGGCGAGGGGTGCTACTGCATAGGTCGGGGAGGGTATCACCCAGTACTTGAGAGTAGCAATCAGACCCTGAAGCCAGGGCAAGGATTACGATGGGGAGTGGGAGTGTGCGGCTGGATTTGGGGAGGGGTGTAAAAGACAGAGGGGAGGACAGGTACGTAGCAGCCCAAGATCAAGCCTGAGGGGCGGGAGGTCTTTAAGTGAATGGAAGGATGGGAGTGGAGGGATGCTTAAGGTATGGATGGgagggatggggatgggggcGCGgttggcatcatcatcccca encodes:
- a CDS encoding Zn(2)-C6 fungal-type domain-containing protein is translated as MTAALAQPTVTVKDPSAVRKRRRRAPAGGASDDCFSCSKKNIKCDRRRPYCSQCLEVGSECSGYKTQLTWGVGVASRGKLRGLSLPIAKAPPVTREPKKHSGSRSRSSSAAVPQSIESEESGRMPQGPIDIPMVTQVASAPTTPFTMAGYDYLSMSQPEHPPSLPQGSWGSINYSPGQEPTPKFNRFPLPLVTEDLASSIDSLNEVDYLSPMSQSFTRDDVSYVHSPSYMYDSYTTGNSSPGPQSPPASLYVDHGRTIAPTSCPSLAHAPSELSSSLHSHMDNFDSQLSSRIVRDCDSFGVPEAEAYSASYNSMPIAWQSPSIQEEDVKSHHSDFAPSHWPTASETQSVHVSQDLISKMPFFMDYYENIMCPSMVFIDGPHNPFRDHILRLAANSQSLSHAICALASCNLRMKRKLSLGRDTRELSEKLMADKHAAEAMADTQSDDLSLAEEYQHRNLAVHLLNEQLNDRNKSTHDSVLATILLLCHYRMVESGIAKFHTQFAGVNKILALRSQQFTASGDSAWMEALFTYFDAISASINEREAQVHPGFGSISDVQLPVGAENLVGCDCELFKTISRLGRLNLLSQNRPVKSRSHGVSGRSPSPSYISPLGHAHKATFGMGMGVPGQQTGDMNLADHGYEGNTFGTTLNGEGLISSTSSTTTYDDNRSLFWHEWKEARLALQSWQFDTSRVAASLPGSPTQGQLRDLESLSEAFRYAALLYTERLVSPSLPSGHQSIQSLVSQVIYYAANLETGSSAEKFLLWPLFVAGCECVNELQQDMVRSKCRDIMFRSGYMNNLAALEVLERLWAGEWTGEEPLSPGARAGGQRGPFNWTKCIGGPGVEVEWIMF